From the Megalops cyprinoides isolate fMegCyp1 chromosome 21, fMegCyp1.pri, whole genome shotgun sequence genome, one window contains:
- the tap2a gene encoding antigen peptide transporter 2a: protein MQGAKAYAAAVCLDLVVCCVLHYGAALLSPLHSPKALESLAQVWVFAGIRWAILRLFCALLPRLLDKAVLHRCVAAICLLGPVYESGLLVLLGMHPENWIGSLSSPGKTLVATAATAIACLFWEVSFPDSYQETCTTSNGQETKKRQKAMFMRVIRYSRPDALFLCAAFLFLALAVICEMFIPYYTGKVIDILGSHYQPSSFVSAIFYMGLFSMGSSLSAGLRGGLFMCTHSRLNKRVRVMLFQALVKQEIGFFEVTKTGDLTSRLSTDTTLMSQSVAMNVNVLLRSLIKAVGILSLMVSLSWKLTVVTFIEAPLIAISQKIYNTHYERLSKEVQDSIARANDVAGEGVAGIRTVRSFNTECSESRRYDDRLMDTHNLKTHRDSVRAVYLLIRRLMSLGMQALMLYYGRQLIKGGQMSTGNLVSFILYQGDLGSYVMTLVYIYGDMLNSVGAAAKVFEYLDRKPEVSVEGSLQPEKLRGHVCFRDVTFSYPTRPDRPALKGLSVELKPGHMTALVGTSGGGKSTCVSLLERFYHPQEGEILLDGQPLHLYQHQYLHSKVAMVGQEPVLFSGSIRDNIAYGLADCPLEMVQDAARKANAHDFISRLEHGYDTDVGERGSQLSGGQKQRIAISRALIRQPQVLILDEVTSCLDTESEYVVQQALASSPSQTLLVIAHRLKTVEKADQIIVIDKGAVLEQGTHQELMERKGHYYRLKERLFTEDTNGQGDQSSEM, encoded by the exons ATGCAGGGAGCGAAGGCGTATGCGGCGGCAGTATGCTTGGACCTGGTAGTCTGCTGCGTGCTTCACTACGGGGCTGCGTTGCTGTCTCCGTTACACAGTCCAAAAGCTCTGGAAAGCCTGGCGCAGGTATGGGTCTTCGCAGGAATCAGATGGGCGATTCTCCGCTTGTTCTGCGCACTGCTGCCCAGGTTATTGGACAAAGCCGTATTACACCGTTGTGTGGCTGCGATATGCCTTCTGGGTCCGGTGTACGAAAGCGGTCTATTGGTTTTGTTGGGGATGCACCCGGAGAATTGGATCGGATCGCTTTCAAGTCCAGGGAAAACGCTCGTAGCCACGGCCGCCACGGCTATCGCCTGTCTCTTTTGGGAAGTCAGTTTTCCAGACAGCTACCAAGAAACTTGCACAACTTCCAACGGTCAGGAGAcgaaaaagagacaaaaagcGATGTTCATGAGGGTGATCCGCTACTCCAGGCCCGACGCCCTTTTCCTTTGTGCGGCTTTTCTTTTCCTCGCTCTGGCTGTCATAT GTGAGATGTTTATCCCTTATTACACTGGGAAAGTGATTGACATTCTGGGATCCCACTACCAGCCAAGCAGCTTTGTATCAGCCATCTTCTACATGGGGCTCTTCTCCATGGGCAG CTCCCTGTCTGCTGGCCTCAGAGGGGGCCTGTTCATGTGCACTCACTCCAGACTCAATAAGAGAGTGCGCGTCATGCTCTTCCAGGCTCTGGTCAAACAAGAGATCGGATTCTTTGAGGTCACCAAAACAG gtGACCTCACGTCCCGCCTCTCCACTGATACCACTCTGATGAGCCAGTCAGTGGCCATGAACGTGAATGTTCTGCTGCGCAGTCTAATCAAGGCAGTGGGCATTCTGTCCCTGATGGTCAGCCTCTCCTGGAAGCTCACTGTGGTCACCTTCATTGAAGCCCCACTCATTGCCATCTCTCAGAAGATCTACAACACCCACTACGAG AGACTGTCGAAGGAGGTGCAGGACTCCATCGCCCGAGCGAACGATGTGGCGGGGGAGGGCGTGGCGGGCATTAGGACCGTGCGGAGCTTCAACACGGAGTGCAGCGAGTCCCGTCGCTACGACGACAGGCTGATGGACACCCACAACCTCAAGACCCACAGAGACAGTGTCAGGGCAGTTTACCTGCTCATCCGCAGG CTGATGTCTCTGGGCATGCAAGCACTGATGCTGTACTACGGCCGGCAGCTCATCAAAGGGGGTCAGATGAGTACAGGAAATCTGGTGTCCTTCATTCTGTACCAGGGAGACCTGGGGTCCTATGTTATG ACACTAGTGTACATATATGGGGACATGCTGAATTCTGTGGGCGCGGCCGCCAAGGTGTTTGAGTACCTGGACAGGAAGCCAGAGGTGAGCGTGGAGGGCAGCCTGCAGCCGGAGAAGCTGAGGGGACACGTCTGCTTCCGGGACGTCACCTTCTCCTACCCCACCCGCCCCGACCGCCCCGCCCTCAAG GGTTTGTCTGTGGAGTTGAAgccaggtcacatgactgccCTCGTAGGGACCTCAGGTGGGGGGAAGAGCACCTGTGTGAGTCTGCTGGAGAGATTCTACCATCCACAGGAAGGAGAGATCCTATTGGACGGACAGCCACTGCACCTCTACCAGCACCAATACCTGCACAGCAAG GTGGCCATGGTGGGGCAGGAGCCCGTGCTGTTCTCAGGCTCCATCAGAGACAACATTGCCTACGGCCTGGCAGACTGCCCCCTAGAGATGGTGCAGGACGCTGCACGCAAGGCAAACGCCCACGACTTCATCAGCCGGCTGGAGCACGGCTACGACacag ATGTTGGCGAGAGAGGCAGCCAGCTGTCAGGAGGTCAGAAGCAGCGCATCGCCATCTCCCGAGCCCTGATCCGACAGCCGCAGGTCCTCATCCTGGACGAGGTGACCAGCTGCCTGGACACGGAGAGCGAATATGTG GTCCAGCAGGCTTTAGCCAGTTCCCCCTCCCAGACCCTGCTGGTGATTGCTCATAGGCTGAAGACAGTGGAGAAGGCGGATCAGATCATAGTGATTGACAAGGGGGCGGTGCTAGAGCAGGGCACTCACCAGGAGCTGATGGAGAGGAAGGGGCACTACTACAGACTGAAAGAGAGGCTGTTCACTGAAGACACAAATGGCCAAGGAGATCAGAGCAGTGAGATGTAA
- the psmb9a gene encoding proteasome subunit beta type-9 — translation MGTTIIAIEFDGGVVLGSDSRVSAGESVVNRVMNKLSPLHDKIYCALSGSAADAQTIAEIVNYQLDVHSVELGEDPLVCSAATLVRNISYKYKEELSAHLIVAGWDRREGGQVFATLNGLLSRQPFAVGGSGSFYVYGFVDAEYRPGMSKAECQEFVINTLSLAMSRDGSSGGVAYLVTIDSKGVEEKCILGSQLPTFHDT, via the exons ATGGGG ACGACTATTATAGCCATCGAATTTGATGGTGGCGTGGTGTTAGGATCTGACTCCAGGGTATCTGCGGG ggagtctgtggTGAACCGAGTGATGAATAAGCTCTCCCCTCTTCATGATAAGATCTACTGCGCCCTGTCGGGTTCGGCTGCTGACGCTCAGACTATCGCAGAGATCGTGAACTACCAGCTGGACGTGCACAG TGTGGAGTTAGGGGAGGACCCCCTGGTTTGCTCTGCAGCCACCTTAGTGAGGAACATTTCCTATAAGTACAAGGAGGAGCTGTCTGCACATCTCATCGTCGCTGGCTGGgacaggagggaaggaggaCAG GTTTTTGCCACATTGAATGGACTCCTGTCCAGGCAGCCCTTTGCAGTGGGCGGTTCTGGAAGTTTCTACGTTTACGGATTTGTCGACGCTGAGTACAGGCCCGGGATGAGCAAAGCAGAGTGCCAAGAGTTCGTCATCAACA CCCTCTCCTTGGCCATGAGCCGAGATGGTTCCAGCGGGGGCGTGGCCTATCTCGTTACTATTGACAGCAAGGGCGTGGAggagaaatgcattctgggaagtcAACTGCCTACTTTCCATGATACATGA
- the psmb12 gene encoding proteasome 20S subunit beta 12, translating to MSISNNEWRSAEVSTGTTIIAVRYDGGVVIGSDSRASMGGEYVSSRVINKVVQVHDKIFCCMSGSLADAQAVTNAVIHKLNFHSMQMGEPPLVQSAASIMREFCYNHRDELSAGFIVAGWDRKRGPQVFEVSLGGMVVEQEFTIGGSGSTYIYGYVDAKFKPGMTREQCLTFTTNALSLAMDRDNVSGGVVHLAVVTESGAERQLIPGNKLPTFHRI from the exons atgAGTATCTCTAATAATGAATGGAGGTCCGCCGAAGTCAGTACTGGG ACCACTATAATCGCTGTTCGATATGATGGAGGGGTTGTGATTGGATCTGACTCACGGGCCTCCATGGGAGG TGAATATGTGTCCTCGAGGGTGATCAACAAAGTGGTTCAGGTTCACGACAAGATTTTCTGCTGCATGTCGGGGTCTTTGGCTGATGCCCAGGCTGTCACCAATGCGGTCATCCATAAGCTCAACTTCCACAG catgcaGATGGGAGAGCCGCCCCTGGTGCAGTCCGCTGCCTCCATCATGAGGGAATTCTGCTACAACCACCGGGACGAGCTGAGCGCCGGCTTCATCGTGGCCGGCTGGGACCGTAAGCGGGGGCCTCAG gTGTTTGAAGTCTCCCTGGGAGGGATGGTTGTTGAGCAGGAGTTCACAATTGGAGGTTCAGGAAGCACGTACATATATGGATATGTGGATGCCAAGTTTAAGCCAGGAATGACCAGAGAGCAGTGTCTCACTTTCACCACCAATG CCCTCTCTCTGGCGATGGACAGGGACAACGTGAGTGGAGGAGTAGTGCACCTCGCTGTGGTAACGGAGTCAGGCGCAGAGAGACAGCTTATCCCCGGCAACAAACTGCCCACCTTCCACCGCATATAA
- the psmb13a gene encoding proteasome 20S subunit beta 13a, with protein MTSPYVVETHNGGFNFENCYRNSQLQASGDQTTKLKAKKTGTTIAGVIFKDGVVLGADTRATSGEVIADKNCSKIHYIAPNIYCCGAGTAADTEKTTDMLRSNLTLQGLSLGRNPRLIMACRILQDFLYRHRGQISAMLLLGGVDCTGPHIFTVGPYGSVNKAPFETMGSGDLPALAVFEDRYKPNMTEEEAKKLVRDAITAGITNDLGSGSNVDLCVIRKDEVEYIRPFEASNYKSQRVGKYKYNKGTTPVLSEQITRLQVDLVEESVQQMEVV; from the exons ATGACTTCTCCTTACGTGGTCGAGACACATAATGGGGGGTTTAACTTCGAGAACTGCTACAG GAATTCGCAGTTGCAAGCTTCTGGCGATCAAACCACAAAGCTCAAAGCCAAAAAGACTGGCACCACGATAGCCGGGGTGATTTTCAAG GATGGGGTTGTTCTGGGTGCAGATACCCGTGCTACATCAGGGGAAGTTATCGCTGATAAGAACTGCTCCAAAATCCACTACATCGCCCCAAACATCTA CTGCTGTGGTGCAGGCACAGCGGCCGACACAGAGAAGACGACAGACATGCTGCGCTCCAACCTGACCCTGCAGGGCCTCTCCCTGGGCCGAAACCCACGCCTCATCATGGCCTGCCGCATCCTGCAGGACTTCCTCTACAG GCACAGAGGCCAGATCAGTGccatgctgctgctgggaggggTGGACTGCACCGGCCCCCACATCTTCACCGTTGGCCCTTACGGCTCCGTCAATAAGGCTCCCTTTGAAACAATGG gatCTGGAGATCTCCCAGCCTTGGCAGTTTTTGAAGACCGTTACAAACCCAATATGACT GAAGAGGAGGCCAAAAAATTGGTGCGGGACGCCATCACGGCAGGAATCACAAACGACCTGGGCTCCGGGAGCAACGTGGACCTCTGTGTCATCAGGAAGGACGAGGTGGAGTACATTCGGCCCTTCGAGGCTTCCAACTACAAAAGCCAGAG GGTGGggaaatacaaatacaacaagGGAACCACACCTGTCCTTAGTGAACAGATCACAAGGCTGCAGGTGGATCTGGTTGAAGAGTCTGTGCAACAAATGGAGGTTGTATAA